The following are encoded together in the Echinicola jeungdonensis genome:
- a CDS encoding 3-keto-disaccharide hydrolase, translating into MFKKISFPLTLLISGMLCFACGSKQAENNSTEGQNGWTSLFDGESLIGWKPLGGEAEFKIEDGAIVGIATANTPNTFLSTEKEYGDYILELDLKIEDETSNSGIIIRGQYDPEGNDGQGLVYGYQVEADPTDRAWSGGIYDEARRGWLYPLTLNPEAKDAFKMGEYNHYRIEAIGNEIKTWINGQEVAYVVDDMDAKGIIGLQVHSIGNPEHAGRKTYFKNIRIKTENLEPKPFEKDVFVVTNVDNHLTDYEKENGWKLLFNGQNSEGWVGAYKETFPDGGWTINEGVLTIEAAGGGESTNVGDIVTEEEYSAFDLAFQFKLTEGANSGVKYFVTLSEGNEGSAIGLEYQILDDERHPDAKKGRDGNRTLASLYDLIKADKPSRFVKPIGEWNHGRVVVYPNNHVEHYLNGVKVLEYERGSEAYKDLVAKSKYKVWDNFGQAEKGHILLQDHGNKVSFKTIKLKELQ; encoded by the coding sequence ATGTTTAAGAAAATTTCTTTTCCCCTTACCCTATTGATATCAGGGATGCTTTGTTTCGCTTGTGGATCCAAGCAAGCAGAAAATAATTCAACGGAGGGACAAAATGGATGGACTTCCCTTTTTGATGGAGAATCCCTAATAGGTTGGAAACCTTTGGGGGGCGAAGCTGAATTTAAGATTGAAGATGGCGCCATTGTTGGCATTGCCACTGCCAATACCCCCAACACATTTTTATCCACTGAAAAGGAATATGGCGATTATATCCTGGAGTTGGACCTGAAAATTGAAGATGAAACGAGTAATTCAGGCATCATCATCCGTGGACAATATGATCCTGAAGGAAATGATGGACAAGGTTTGGTTTATGGTTATCAGGTAGAAGCAGATCCCACTGACAGGGCTTGGTCTGGAGGGATTTATGATGAGGCAAGAAGAGGTTGGCTGTATCCCTTGACCCTTAACCCGGAAGCAAAAGATGCCTTCAAAATGGGTGAATACAACCATTACCGCATAGAAGCTATTGGCAATGAAATCAAAACCTGGATCAATGGGCAGGAAGTGGCCTATGTGGTGGACGATATGGATGCCAAGGGAATCATTGGTCTTCAGGTACATAGCATTGGTAATCCCGAACATGCAGGAAGAAAAACCTACTTTAAAAATATCCGCATCAAAACAGAAAACCTGGAGCCAAAACCTTTTGAAAAAGATGTTTTTGTAGTGACCAATGTCGATAACCACCTCACCGATTATGAAAAAGAAAATGGCTGGAAGCTACTTTTCAATGGACAAAATTCTGAAGGCTGGGTAGGTGCATACAAGGAAACTTTCCCGGACGGAGGTTGGACCATCAATGAGGGTGTTTTGACCATAGAAGCTGCGGGAGGCGGGGAATCCACAAATGTAGGCGATATTGTCACCGAAGAAGAATACAGTGCATTTGACCTGGCTTTTCAATTTAAATTGACCGAAGGTGCCAATAGTGGTGTGAAATATTTTGTCACTTTATCAGAGGGTAATGAAGGTTCGGCCATCGGCTTGGAATACCAGATTTTGGATGATGAAAGGCATCCTGATGCAAAAAAAGGCAGAGATGGCAACCGTACCCTGGCTTCCCTATATGACCTGATTAAAGCTGATAAACCTTCGAGATTTGTAAAACCCATCGGAGAATGGAACCATGGCCGAGTGGTGGTTTATCCCAACAACCATGTGGAGCATTACTTGAATGGTGTAAAAGTTTTGGAATATGAAAGGGGATCTGAAGCTTACAAGGACTTGGTAGCAAAAAGCAAATACAAGGTTTGGGACAATTTTGGCCAAGCTGAAAAAGGTCATATTCTCCTCCAGGACCATGGAAACAAAGTAAGCTTCAAAACCATCAAACTTAAAGAACTGCAATAA
- a CDS encoding UxaA family hydrolase translates to MLHKILKIHPKDNVLVALTDLKKGEKVTYEGKDITLTHDVQAKHKFSESGFEKDQDIYMYGIIVGRALFPIAEGEVLTTENVAHKTAEFTGVRDFKSWTAPDVSKWADRTFMGYHREDGQVGTTNNWLVIPLVFCENRNIEIMKNAFVEELGFAKPNRYKSMVQQMGDLYTKGQKEKIANLTAETIESDEDTRIFKNIDGVKFLTHQAGCGGIRQDSEMLCALIAGYINNPNVAGATILSLGCQNAQPAILQEKLDKINPNLKKPVILLEQQKEGTEETMLTNAIQKTFLALTEADQIERKPAPLSKLTVGLECGGSDGFSGISANPSVGHASDLIVALGGKTILSEFPELCGVEQELINRCTSDESADKFVKIMRAYAASAEAVGSGFDMNPSPGNIKDGLITDAMKSAGAAKKGGTSPIVDVLDYAEYVTKPGLNLVCTPGNDVESTTAMAGSGANIILFTTGLGTPTGNPVTPVLKVSSNHKLAEKMSDIIDINTGDVISGDRSIPEMGEEILEHIIRVASGEEKAKAMTLNQDDFIPWKRGVSL, encoded by the coding sequence ATGTTACATAAAATTTTAAAGATTCATCCAAAAGATAATGTCCTGGTAGCCTTGACTGATTTGAAAAAGGGAGAAAAGGTTACTTATGAAGGAAAGGACATCACCCTCACCCATGATGTTCAGGCCAAACATAAGTTTTCCGAGTCTGGCTTTGAAAAAGACCAGGATATATATATGTATGGAATCATCGTTGGAAGGGCCCTATTCCCAATTGCGGAAGGTGAAGTGTTGACAACAGAAAATGTAGCGCACAAAACTGCTGAGTTTACCGGGGTAAGGGATTTCAAGTCCTGGACCGCACCTGATGTCAGTAAATGGGCGGATAGAACCTTTATGGGTTACCACCGTGAAGATGGACAGGTGGGTACAACTAATAACTGGTTGGTGATCCCTTTGGTATTCTGTGAAAACAGAAATATCGAAATCATGAAAAACGCATTTGTGGAGGAATTGGGCTTTGCAAAACCCAACCGTTACAAATCAATGGTACAGCAAATGGGGGATCTATACACCAAGGGTCAAAAGGAAAAAATTGCCAACTTGACGGCGGAAACGATCGAATCCGATGAAGACACTCGCATTTTTAAGAATATAGATGGTGTCAAATTCTTAACCCACCAAGCAGGTTGTGGTGGAATTCGTCAGGATTCCGAAATGCTTTGCGCCCTGATTGCAGGATATATTAATAATCCTAATGTAGCAGGAGCAACCATCTTGAGCTTGGGTTGTCAAAATGCCCAGCCAGCCATTTTGCAGGAAAAACTGGATAAAATTAATCCAAATCTTAAAAAGCCGGTCATCCTATTGGAACAACAGAAAGAAGGGACAGAGGAGACCATGTTGACCAATGCCATCCAAAAAACCTTCCTTGCCCTGACCGAAGCGGATCAGATTGAAAGGAAGCCTGCTCCCTTGAGCAAATTGACCGTTGGATTGGAATGCGGTGGTTCTGATGGATTCTCTGGTATTTCTGCCAACCCATCTGTGGGACATGCTTCGGATCTTATTGTTGCTCTTGGTGGCAAAACCATCCTTTCTGAATTCCCTGAACTTTGTGGGGTTGAGCAAGAATTGATTAACAGATGTACTTCTGATGAATCTGCTGATAAATTCGTAAAAATTATGCGGGCTTATGCAGCTTCAGCAGAAGCTGTGGGATCAGGATTTGATATGAACCCAAGTCCTGGAAATATCAAAGACGGATTGATTACAGATGCCATGAAATCTGCTGGGGCAGCCAAGAAAGGCGGAACCTCCCCTATCGTGGATGTTTTAGATTATGCTGAATACGTTACCAAGCCCGGTTTAAATCTGGTTTGTACTCCAGGTAATGATGTGGAAAGTACTACGGCCATGGCGGGTTCAGGTGCCAACATCATCTTATTTACCACTGGATTGGGAACCCCAACTGGTAATCCTGTTACTCCGGTATTGAAAGTTTCTTCCAACCATAAATTGGCAGAAAAGATGTCAGATATCATCGACATCAACACTGGTGATGTAATCTCTGGTGATAGAAGCATTCCAGAAATGGGTGAAGAAATCCTTGAACATATCATTAGAGTGGCCAGCGGTGAAGAAAAAGCCAAAGCTATGACCCTTAACCAGGATGACTTCATCCCTTGGAAAAGGGGCGTATCTTTGTAA
- a CDS encoding sugar kinase: MNKRVITLGEIMMRLSTPGYERFVNASNFNAVYGGAEANVAVSLANWGVSAAHVTAFPSNDLGKAATQYLRFAGVDTSHIFFEEGRMGLYFLENGAMQRSSKIIYDRFDSVFANFDADKVDWKAIFEGADWFHWTGITPAISASAAKLCQDAVKAAKKQGVKISGDINYRRNLWQYGKQPLDIMPELIEQTDLIIAGLTDFENCMGIYESDFVTACKKAQEQYPSIKYVSTTYRESISASHNKLMGVLWNGKELLESKSYDMTHIVDRVGGGDAYMAGLIYGLLGADDQEALEFAVAASVLKHSIPGDANFVTVDEVMQLVKGENVGKLLR, encoded by the coding sequence ATGAATAAACGAGTAATAACTTTAGGAGAAATCATGATGAGGCTCTCCACACCGGGGTATGAGCGATTTGTCAATGCAAGTAATTTTAATGCTGTTTATGGCGGGGCTGAGGCCAATGTGGCCGTGTCTTTGGCCAACTGGGGCGTTTCAGCTGCCCATGTAACTGCATTTCCAAGTAATGATTTGGGAAAAGCAGCGACTCAATATTTGCGTTTTGCCGGAGTAGATACCTCACATATCTTTTTTGAAGAAGGCCGAATGGGTCTTTATTTTTTGGAAAACGGTGCGATGCAGCGTTCTTCTAAAATTATTTATGACCGTTTTGATTCTGTTTTTGCCAATTTTGATGCTGATAAGGTAGATTGGAAAGCCATATTTGAAGGGGCTGATTGGTTCCATTGGACGGGAATTACCCCGGCCATTTCTGCGTCTGCTGCCAAGTTGTGCCAGGATGCTGTAAAGGCTGCCAAAAAACAAGGGGTTAAAATCAGTGGAGACATTAATTATAGAAGGAACCTTTGGCAATATGGAAAACAGCCATTGGACATTATGCCGGAGCTGATTGAGCAAACTGATCTGATCATTGCAGGATTGACAGATTTTGAAAATTGCATGGGCATTTATGAATCTGACTTTGTTACTGCCTGCAAAAAAGCTCAAGAGCAATATCCCTCTATTAAATATGTATCCACAACTTACCGCGAATCCATCAGTGCTTCCCATAATAAATTAATGGGCGTGCTTTGGAATGGCAAGGAGTTGTTGGAGTCCAAATCTTATGATATGACCCATATTGTGGATCGAGTTGGCGGAGGAGATGCCTATATGGCCGGTTTGATTTATGGCTTGTTGGGTGCGGATGACCAGGAAGCCCTTGAATTTGCTGTGGCTGCCTCTGTTTTGAAGCACTCCATCCCAGGTGATGCCAATTTTGTGACCGTGGATGAAGTCATGCAATTAGTAAAAGGAGAAAACGTAGGAAAACTGTTAAGATAA
- a CDS encoding bifunctional 4-hydroxy-2-oxoglutarate aldolase/2-dehydro-3-deoxy-phosphogluconate aldolase produces the protein MRFSKSEITAAMEATGMIPVFNHSDIEVAKSVVDSSYQGGVRVFEFTNRGANSLEVFKALKEYAKQYEDLILGIGTIFTPAEAEEFLEAGADFIVSPALIPNIGAFCNNKGILWIPGCGTVTEIYNAKEMGAEVVKAFPGNVLGASFVSAVKAVMPDLKIMPTGGVEPTEDNLSKWFGAGVVCVGMGSQLFKKEWIRNKDFAPLEKQIGQTLELIQSIKKKNS, from the coding sequence ATGAGATTTTCTAAAAGCGAAATTACTGCCGCAATGGAAGCTACCGGGATGATCCCGGTTTTTAACCACAGTGACATTGAAGTAGCCAAAAGTGTTGTGGACAGCTCTTATCAAGGAGGTGTCCGTGTTTTTGAATTTACCAACAGAGGGGCAAACTCTCTGGAAGTATTTAAAGCTTTAAAAGAATACGCCAAGCAATATGAGGATTTGATTTTAGGGATTGGAACCATTTTCACTCCTGCCGAAGCGGAGGAATTTTTGGAAGCGGGAGCGGATTTTATTGTTTCTCCAGCTTTGATTCCTAATATCGGTGCTTTCTGTAACAACAAGGGCATCCTTTGGATTCCTGGTTGCGGTACTGTGACCGAAATTTATAATGCCAAAGAAATGGGAGCGGAAGTAGTAAAAGCTTTCCCTGGCAATGTGTTGGGGGCATCTTTTGTATCAGCTGTCAAAGCGGTAATGCCCGATCTTAAAATCATGCCTACAGGCGGTGTAGAACCCACCGAAGATAACCTTTCTAAATGGTTTGGGGCAGGTGTGGTCTGTGTAGGTATGGGCTCTCAGTTGTTCAAAAAAGAATGGATTAGAAATAAAGATTTTGCCCCATTGGAAAAACAAATTGGCCAGACATTGGAGCTAATTCAATCGATCAAAAAGAAAAATTCTTAA
- a CDS encoding TRAP transporter substrate-binding protein, with the protein MIFSNFNKPFRFIALFKLLIICFLTAAVSCDGPGGVRYIKLGHGLDINHPVHDAMVYMAERIEEKSNGKMIVQVYPNAQLGSERELVELLQIGSLGMTKVSSAVMESFAPKIQVLSQPYLFRNDEHRERVLNGPIGKSLLNEGTQFWLKGLCYYDAGSRSFYTKDAPVETPEDLVGKKIRVMESNTAINMVNSFGGSPTPVSWGELYTALQQGIVDGAENNPPSLLSSRHYEVCKYYSLNEHTAVPDMLIVSTKVWERLSEQEKQWLQEAADESATYQYKIWAEAEEEAMEELKKAGVTVTRPDKEPFRKAVEGMYEQFEEDKPEMYEIIEKIRNHE; encoded by the coding sequence ATGATATTTTCAAATTTCAATAAACCCTTCCGCTTTATTGCGTTGTTTAAGTTGCTGATTATATGTTTTTTAACAGCAGCTGTTTCATGTGATGGTCCCGGTGGTGTCCGTTATATTAAGTTAGGACATGGACTAGATATTAACCACCCTGTCCATGATGCAATGGTATATATGGCCGAGCGGATAGAGGAAAAATCAAATGGAAAAATGATTGTACAGGTTTATCCTAATGCCCAGCTGGGTAGTGAAAGGGAACTTGTAGAATTGTTACAAATCGGAAGCCTTGGGATGACCAAAGTTTCCTCTGCGGTAATGGAGAGTTTTGCACCCAAAATCCAAGTGCTTAGTCAGCCTTATTTATTTAGAAATGATGAACACCGGGAAAGGGTACTGAATGGTCCTATAGGAAAATCATTGCTTAATGAGGGAACCCAATTTTGGTTAAAAGGCCTGTGCTATTATGATGCAGGATCCAGAAGTTTTTACACCAAGGATGCCCCAGTAGAAACCCCTGAAGATTTGGTGGGAAAGAAAATCCGGGTAATGGAAAGCAATACAGCCATCAATATGGTCAATAGCTTTGGCGGTTCCCCAACCCCAGTTTCCTGGGGTGAACTATATACCGCCTTGCAGCAAGGTATTGTGGATGGTGCGGAAAATAACCCACCAAGTTTACTTAGTTCCAGGCATTATGAGGTTTGTAAGTACTATTCCTTAAATGAGCATACCGCTGTTCCTGACATGTTAATTGTGAGTACTAAAGTTTGGGAAAGGCTTTCCGAACAAGAGAAGCAATGGCTGCAGGAAGCTGCTGATGAATCCGCTACCTACCAATATAAGATTTGGGCAGAAGCTGAGGAGGAAGCTATGGAAGAGTTAAAGAAAGCGGGTGTAACGGTTACCCGCCCAGACAAAGAACCATTCCGCAAAGCAGTTGAAGGTATGTATGAGCAATTTGAAGAGGATAAACCAGAAATGTATGAAATCATTGAAAAAATAAGAAACCATGAATAG
- a CDS encoding TRAP transporter small permease, whose protein sequence is MNSSTSLKLRINQKVGVLLIIIMALMVINVTWQVLSRYVVMSPSSFTDELARFLLIWLGLLGAAYVAGHNEHLAIDILPQKLTGKAKDKLMIFIHFIIICFAIPVMIFGGSNLVYITYILGQKSTTLQVPLAYIYTIIPISGLLILLYQILDIKSILHHHKNPK, encoded by the coding sequence ATGAATAGTAGCACATCTCTGAAACTTAGAATCAACCAAAAGGTAGGCGTTTTGCTGATAATTATCATGGCTTTGATGGTGATTAATGTGACCTGGCAGGTATTGTCCCGATATGTGGTGATGTCCCCCAGTTCCTTTACAGATGAATTGGCCAGGTTCCTTTTGATTTGGTTAGGCTTGTTGGGAGCCGCTTATGTAGCTGGTCATAATGAGCATTTGGCCATTGATATTTTACCGCAAAAATTAACAGGGAAAGCCAAGGATAAATTGATGATCTTTATTCATTTTATCATTATTTGCTTTGCCATACCCGTAATGATTTTTGGAGGAAGTAACCTGGTGTATATCACTTATATTCTAGGCCAAAAATCTACCACTTTGCAGGTTCCATTGGCTTATATCTACACCATTATTCCCATCAGTGGATTATTGATCCTTTTATATCAGATTTTGGATATCAAATCAATTCTTCATCATCATAAAAACCCGAAATAG
- a CDS encoding TRAP transporter large permease, with amino-acid sequence MEYLSILILVLSFVTLMGVGVPVAWSLGFSSFLTLIVTVAGVPAATTIAQRMGAGLNSFSLLAIPFFILAGEIMNKGGIANRLINLAKAMTGRLPGGLIYVNVIAAMLFGAIAGSAVAAASAIGSILGKRMEEDGYPKELGVALNVTSSTTGLIIPPSNILIVYSLASGGVSIAALFVAGYIPGLLVGLLLMGMGAYFVRKKKLPAGEATSWVELGKVFLQALPSLTLLVIVIGGIIAGIFTATEASAIAVIYTLILSFLNRELKLKELPAILLKSSATTAVVAMLIATSMSMSWVMSSEDIPQSISRILLSLSENKYVILIIINLILLFVGVFMDMTPAVLIFTPIFLPVVTELGIDPVHFGIIMVLNLCIGLCTPPVGSVLFIGVGVAKTSISKVVRPLMPFFFAMIIGLILITLFPQLVLWLPQFFGL; translated from the coding sequence ATGGAATATTTAAGTATTTTAATATTAGTCTTAAGTTTTGTGACCCTGATGGGAGTTGGGGTGCCGGTGGCCTGGAGTTTGGGCTTTTCCAGTTTTTTGACCTTAATTGTGACCGTTGCAGGGGTTCCTGCGGCAACTACCATTGCTCAAAGGATGGGGGCGGGGTTAAATAGTTTCTCTTTGCTGGCCATTCCTTTCTTCATCCTTGCCGGGGAAATCATGAACAAAGGTGGAATTGCCAATCGCCTGATCAACCTGGCCAAGGCCATGACAGGAAGGCTTCCCGGTGGGTTGATTTATGTAAACGTTATTGCTGCCATGCTTTTTGGTGCCATTGCAGGTTCTGCCGTGGCAGCTGCATCAGCCATTGGAAGTATTTTGGGTAAAAGAATGGAAGAAGATGGTTATCCAAAGGAGTTGGGTGTAGCCCTTAATGTTACCTCTTCAACTACCGGTTTGATCATTCCTCCTTCCAATATTCTCATCGTTTACTCCCTGGCCAGTGGCGGGGTGTCTATTGCGGCCTTGTTCGTAGCGGGTTATATTCCTGGACTTCTGGTAGGTCTATTGTTGATGGGAATGGGAGCCTATTTTGTAAGAAAGAAAAAATTGCCTGCCGGTGAAGCTACCTCTTGGGTCGAATTGGGGAAAGTGTTTTTACAAGCACTTCCAAGTTTGACTTTATTGGTAATTGTAATTGGAGGTATCATTGCCGGGATCTTTACAGCTACTGAAGCTTCTGCCATTGCGGTAATATATACTTTGATCCTTTCCTTTTTGAATAGGGAATTAAAATTGAAGGAGCTTCCAGCTATCCTGTTAAAATCTTCCGCCACTACCGCCGTGGTAGCCATGTTGATTGCAACCTCCATGAGTATGTCTTGGGTAATGTCCAGTGAAGATATTCCCCAATCCATCAGTAGGATTTTGTTAAGCTTGAGTGAAAATAAATACGTCATTCTAATCATTATCAACCTTATCCTATTATTTGTAGGGGTATTTATGGATATGACTCCAGCGGTATTGATCTTTACTCCAATTTTCCTTCCTGTAGTAACCGAATTGGGAATTGATCCGGTACACTTTGGAATTATCATGGTATTGAACCTTTGTATCGGGCTTTGTACCCCTCCAGTGGGTTCCGTGCTCTTTATTGGGGTAGGGGTGGCCAAGACCTCCATTTCCAAAGTCGTCAGGCCCTTGATGCCTTTCTTCTTTGCCATGATCATAGGATTGATCCTTATCACTTTGTTCCCTCAATTAGTCCTTTGGCTGCCTCAGTTCTTTGGATTGTAG
- a CDS encoding acyl-CoA dehydrogenase family protein codes for MKNTASSHSSKTERSNRVLDNQYQPSKDFWESDLILSFFLKKEFPEETWNYLQPFLSQLGKTAATIMDELSLTADKHGPVLKKRNHLGETVNEIVFHPYYNELLKIAVESGLFKVKWSIEARKNHGDYLHRMGFGLAFLYGMGDASVPCPLCMTDGAARLIDRYGRDEDKGRLLPHIYADLVEELYTGAMFLTEKIGGSDVGANLVEANHQEGDYYLLNGEKWFCSNANADLILVLARTKPEIEGTKGLSIFLVERQKPDGTTNEMDVIRLKEKLGVRSMASAEILLTDTLGKRLGKEGEGFKIMTDMINLSRLWNAVIAISSYRRCLVEAYQFLSHRQTFGKKALEHALVRTKLEELIANYLADFYLTWKTIRTLDEGDNGNEKSRELVRILTPMVKKKTAETAVYGIRESMELMGGLGYIEDTVIPKFMRDTLVLPIWEGAGNIMVLDMLRAIRKSDGLSILYSEMYKIFNESGKFEDELNKLENLMGAIENFKEMDQDSLEASAKGIFEDLTRLYQIALLKKAMVQENEPWILPTIEYLQGRKKESHLISPLSVQQVKGMMGWR; via the coding sequence ATGAAAAATACAGCCTCAAGCCATTCTTCAAAAACAGAACGGTCCAATCGGGTGTTGGACAATCAGTATCAGCCCAGCAAGGATTTTTGGGAAAGTGATCTGATATTGTCCTTTTTTTTGAAAAAAGAGTTTCCGGAAGAGACTTGGAATTACCTTCAACCTTTCCTTTCTCAACTTGGAAAAACAGCAGCCACTATCATGGATGAATTATCCCTGACAGCAGATAAACATGGGCCGGTGTTGAAAAAGAGAAACCACTTAGGGGAAACGGTAAATGAAATCGTCTTTCATCCTTATTACAATGAATTGTTGAAAATAGCTGTTGAATCAGGTTTATTTAAGGTTAAATGGTCTATTGAAGCGAGAAAAAACCATGGTGATTATCTCCATCGAATGGGATTTGGATTGGCTTTTCTGTATGGAATGGGGGATGCCAGTGTGCCCTGTCCATTGTGCATGACAGATGGGGCAGCCAGGTTGATTGACCGGTATGGCAGGGATGAGGATAAAGGAAGACTCTTGCCTCATATTTATGCAGATTTGGTTGAGGAACTTTATACCGGAGCCATGTTTTTGACCGAAAAAATTGGAGGGTCAGATGTAGGGGCTAATCTGGTGGAAGCAAATCATCAAGAAGGGGATTATTATTTGCTGAATGGAGAAAAATGGTTTTGTAGTAATGCCAATGCAGACCTGATTTTGGTTTTGGCAAGGACCAAACCTGAAATAGAGGGGACAAAAGGTCTTTCTATTTTTTTGGTTGAAAGGCAGAAACCTGATGGAACAACAAATGAGATGGATGTCATCCGCCTAAAAGAAAAGTTAGGGGTAAGATCTATGGCCAGTGCAGAAATCCTTTTGACCGATACCTTGGGGAAAAGGCTGGGGAAAGAGGGGGAAGGATTTAAGATCATGACCGATATGATTAACCTATCCAGGCTTTGGAATGCAGTCATTGCTATTTCCAGTTATAGACGATGCCTGGTGGAAGCTTATCAGTTTTTATCCCACCGTCAAACTTTTGGAAAAAAAGCATTGGAACATGCTTTGGTAAGAACCAAGCTGGAAGAACTTATAGCCAATTATTTGGCAGATTTTTATCTTACCTGGAAAACCATCCGGACCCTTGATGAGGGTGACAACGGAAATGAAAAAAGTCGAGAACTGGTTCGAATACTGACCCCCATGGTCAAAAAGAAAACGGCAGAAACAGCTGTGTATGGAATCAGGGAAAGTATGGAATTGATGGGTGGACTTGGGTACATTGAAGACACCGTGATTCCCAAATTTATGAGAGACACTTTGGTTTTACCAATTTGGGAAGGGGCTGGGAATATCATGGTGTTGGATATGTTAAGAGCAATTAGAAAATCAGATGGGCTCTCTATTTTGTATTCTGAAATGTATAAAATATTCAATGAATCGGGTAAATTTGAAGATGAATTGAATAAGTTGGAGAACCTTATGGGTGCCATTGAAAACTTCAAAGAAATGGATCAGGATTCTTTGGAAGCAAGTGCTAAAGGGATATTTGAAGATTTGACGCGCTTATATCAAATTGCATTATTAAAAAAAGCAATGGTTCAGGAAAATGAGCCTTGGATATTGCCGACTATAGAATATTTACAGGGAAGGAAGAAGGAGAGCCATTTAATTTCTCCGCTTTCAGTACAGCAAGTAAAGGGGATGATGGGTTGGAGGTGA